In Helicobacter mastomyrinus, a single genomic region encodes these proteins:
- the lspA gene encoding signal peptidase II gives MLSLQYIHQLSKQHLLVFAALFIFSIALDQWVKIIMIEGFAWDSEVLSIGGRALVYNKGVAFSMFSFLSEYLKYLQILFLCFLLLFALCSDFFLKHYVALGILVGAGVSNILDRFMYEGVVDYVYWHYWFDFAIFNLADVMIDISVVLIIWQMLREKHSKT, from the coding sequence GCATTTGCTTGTGTTTGCCGCACTTTTTATATTCAGTATAGCTCTTGATCAATGGGTGAAAATTATTATGATTGAGGGCTTTGCTTGGGATAGCGAGGTGTTAAGCATAGGCGGGAGGGCGTTAGTATATAATAAAGGTGTGGCGTTCTCGATGTTTAGTTTTTTGAGCGAGTATTTAAAATATCTGCAGATTTTATTTTTGTGCTTTTTGCTACTTTTTGCACTATGCAGCGACTTTTTCTTAAAGCATTATGTGGCACTAGGAATCTTAGTGGGTGCTGGGGTTTCAAATATTCTTGATAGGTTTATGTATGAGGGCGTGGTGGATTATGTGTATTGGCATTATTGGTTTGATTTCGCGATTTTTAATTTAGCCGATGTAATGATTGATATAAGCGTAGTGCTGATTATCTGGCAGATGTTGAGGGAGAAGCACTCTAAGACTTAA
- the gltS gene encoding sodium/glutamate symporter, protein MKGDSARLGAFSFDFYFTLVCMVFVLLTGRYIISKVKVLRDYNIPEPVVGGILAAIFILCVYQFLHIEFKFDTSLKDPLMLAFFSSIGLSADFASLKKGGKMLVIFLGVVVGLLFLQNIIGVGVSYAMGQNPLLGMLGGSITMSGGHGTGAAWADIFKNPPYNFGAATEVAMACATFGLVMGGLIGGPTARYLIKKHNLKIPGKEHISKDSHGFEAPNKERLITPISFIESLALIAMCLLIGTLLSDYSKSVFPSFNLPTFVYCLFMGVILRNVLSALNIHQVFDREVSVLGNVSLSLFLAFAMMTLNLWELVALALPMIVILTAQAVCMVLFAVFVTFRFCGRDYDAAVLAAGHCGFGLGATPTAMVNMQTVTSHYGSSHMAFIVVPLVGAFFIDLINAVVIQSILQILPL, encoded by the coding sequence ATCAAGGGGGATTCTGCACGTCTTGGAGCATTCTCTTTTGATTTTTATTTCACTCTGGTATGTATGGTATTTGTGTTACTCACTGGGCGATATATCATCTCTAAGGTAAAGGTTTTGCGGGATTACAATATTCCCGAGCCCGTCGTAGGTGGAATCTTAGCGGCGATTTTTATCCTCTGTGTGTATCAATTCTTGCATATTGAATTTAAGTTTGATACTTCACTTAAAGACCCGCTAATGCTTGCCTTTTTCTCTTCGATTGGCTTGAGTGCGGATTTTGCCTCTCTAAAAAAAGGCGGTAAAATGCTAGTGATATTTTTAGGCGTTGTAGTAGGACTACTCTTTTTGCAAAACATCATCGGCGTGGGCGTGAGCTATGCAATGGGACAAAATCCACTGCTTGGAATGCTTGGCGGTTCTATTACGATGAGTGGAGGACATGGCACAGGTGCAGCGTGGGCAGATATATTTAAAAATCCACCTTATAATTTTGGTGCAGCTACGGAGGTGGCTATGGCGTGTGCGACCTTTGGGCTTGTGATGGGAGGGCTTATAGGCGGACCTACTGCGCGTTATTTGATTAAAAAGCATAATCTTAAGATTCCGGGTAAAGAGCATATTAGCAAGGATTCTCACGGCTTTGAGGCGCCCAATAAAGAGCGGCTTATTACACCCATTAGCTTTATAGAATCTTTAGCACTCATTGCGATGTGCCTCCTCATAGGGACATTGCTTAGCGATTATAGTAAGAGTGTATTTCCCTCATTTAATCTCCCTACATTTGTGTATTGTCTCTTTATGGGCGTGATTTTGCGTAATGTGCTAAGTGCGCTCAATATTCATCAAGTCTTTGATAGGGAAGTCTCTGTGCTAGGGAATGTCTCGCTCTCGCTTTTTCTTGCCTTTGCGATGATGACTTTGAATCTATGGGAGCTTGTGGCATTGGCATTACCTATGATAGTGATTTTGACCGCACAGGCAGTATGTATGGTGCTTTTTGCCGTGTTTGTTACCTTTAGATTCTGTGGGAGGGATTATGACGCGGCTGTATTGGCAGCGGGGCATTGTGGCTTTGGCTTAGGCGCGACACCTACAGCTATGGTGAATATGCAGACGGTTACTTCACATTATGGATCAAGTCATATGGCATTTATTGTCGTGCCTTTGGTGGGAGCGTTCTTTATTGATTTAATCAATGCTGTGGTGATACAAAGTATATTACAAATCTTGCCTCTTTAA
- a CDS encoding class I SAM-dependent methyltransferase: protein MQIKPSYIQNGIVFFAPPPLDNPSFSNIDSYNSQISPHTSYSNTHFPLEGMDMLYLAEKVHFWHRSRVEFIYQQVSKQLVRLYGKEHFKQQYILDVGAGTGSVTRYFLSQGFEDMALGEIHSQGLEYAKTYGISKLFCMDLLDVPFEDEFDCIFAFDVIEHIENDKEAIINMKKMLKNNAKSLLCVSVPAHQWLWNAHDVLVYHKRRYTKGKLMNLFKECGLYIEMAQYFFVALTPLLFARALLSPAKKAQKLSKEALRDVPPPKILNSALLGLCRLENALLPLLPFGMPFGGSLLLVARKV from the coding sequence ATGCAGATAAAGCCCTCATATATCCAAAATGGCATTGTATTCTTTGCCCCCCCCCCATTAGATAATCCCTCTTTTAGCAATATAGATTCTTATAATTCCCAGATATCGCCTCACACTTCATATTCAAATACGCATTTTCCACTTGAAGGTATGGATATGCTCTATTTGGCTGAAAAGGTGCATTTTTGGCATAGGAGTAGGGTGGAGTTTATCTACCAGCAGGTGAGTAAGCAGCTTGTGCGTTTATATGGTAAGGAACACTTCAAGCAGCAATATATACTTGATGTAGGAGCAGGGACAGGGAGCGTTACGCGATATTTTCTCTCGCAAGGATTTGAGGATATGGCATTGGGTGAGATTCACTCGCAAGGCTTGGAATATGCTAAAACTTATGGCATTTCTAAGCTTTTTTGTATGGATTTGCTTGATGTGCCTTTTGAAGATGAGTTTGATTGTATTTTTGCCTTTGATGTGATAGAGCATATCGAGAATGACAAAGAAGCCATTATAAATATGAAAAAAATGCTTAAAAACAATGCAAAAAGCCTTTTGTGCGTGAGTGTCCCCGCACATCAATGGCTATGGAATGCACACGATGTCTTAGTGTATCATAAACGCCGCTACACCAAAGGTAAGCTTATGAATCTATTTAAAGAATGCGGTTTATATATAGAGATGGCGCAATATTTCTTCGTCGCGCTCACGCCGCTTTTGTTTGCACGAGCCTTGTTAAGCCCTGCTAAAAAGGCACAAAAGCTATCTAAAGAGGCTTTGCGCGATGTGCCACCTCCTAAGATTCTAAATAGTGCATTGCTTGGGCTATGTCGCTTAGAAAATGCACTATTGCCCTTACTTCCTTTTGGTATGCCTTTTGGCGGCTCATTATTGCTGGTTGCAAGGAAGGTGTAG
- a CDS encoding NifU family protein: MFPFSDEELKIPVEMVMQKVRPTLTLDGGDITLLGIRDAKVYVRLEGACKGCPSSANTLKYAIENRLKEEIHPDIAIINVPHGEESHFNW, encoded by the coding sequence GTGTTTCCCTTTAGTGATGAAGAGCTGAAAATACCCGTTGAAATGGTTATGCAAAAGGTGCGTCCAACACTAACACTTGATGGTGGAGACATTACTCTACTAGGCATTAGAGATGCAAAGGTATATGTTCGGCTTGAGGGAGCGTGTAAAGGCTGCCCAAGCTCTGCAAATACGCTTAAATACGCTATTGAAAATCGCTTAAAAGAGGAAATCCACCCGGATATTGCTATTATTAATGTGCCTCACGGGGAAGAATCACATTTTAATTGGTAA